One segment of Streptomyces sp. NBC_01463 DNA contains the following:
- a CDS encoding DUF3097 domain-containing protein, translating to MRSYQPDLTPPWKKSAPAPEVSAEPDLVVEDVATGFCGAVIRCEKTAEGPTVTLEDRFGKHRVFPMAPRGFLLEGRVVTLVRPSAGGPARPARTASGSVAVPGARARVARAGRIYVEGRHDAELVERVWGDDLRIEGVVVEYLEGIDDLPAIVREFSPGPDARLGVLVDHLVPGSKESRIAAQISDGNVLVVGHPYIDVWEAVKPSSVGIPGWPVVPRGQDWKTGVCRSLGWPENTGAAWQRILSTVRSYRDLEPELLGRVEELIDFVTAPPMTGPGA from the coding sequence ATGCGCAGCTACCAGCCGGACCTGACCCCGCCGTGGAAGAAGTCCGCCCCCGCCCCCGAGGTGTCCGCCGAGCCCGATCTGGTCGTGGAGGACGTCGCCACCGGCTTCTGCGGTGCGGTGATCCGGTGCGAGAAGACCGCCGAGGGCCCGACGGTGACCCTGGAGGACCGCTTCGGCAAGCACCGGGTCTTCCCGATGGCACCGCGCGGCTTCCTGCTGGAGGGCCGGGTCGTCACGCTGGTACGCCCGTCGGCGGGCGGCCCCGCACGCCCCGCCCGCACGGCCTCCGGCTCGGTGGCCGTGCCCGGGGCGCGGGCCCGGGTGGCGCGGGCCGGCCGGATCTACGTGGAGGGCCGGCACGACGCCGAACTGGTGGAGCGGGTGTGGGGCGACGACCTGCGGATCGAGGGTGTTGTCGTGGAGTACCTGGAGGGCATCGACGACCTGCCCGCGATCGTGCGCGAGTTCTCACCGGGCCCGGACGCACGGCTGGGTGTGCTGGTCGACCATCTCGTCCCCGGCTCCAAGGAGTCCCGGATCGCCGCACAGATCTCGGACGGCAACGTGCTGGTGGTCGGCCACCCGTACATCGACGTATGGGAGGCGGTGAAGCCGTCGTCGGTGGGAATCCCCGGCTGGCCGGTGGTGCCGCGCGGCCAGGACTGGAAGACGGGCGTGTGCCGCTCGCTGGGCTGGCCGGAGAACACGGGGGCGGCCTGGCAGCGCATCCTGTCCACGGTCCGCTCCTACCGGGACCTGGAGCCGGAACTGCTGGGCCGGGTGGAAGAACTGATCGACTTCGTAACAGCCCCACCCATGACGGGCCCGGGCGCGTAG
- a CDS encoding MBL fold metallo-hydrolase has protein sequence MDASWEEFGWERLGHGVGRRRLPVWDATVALVAGTDGVLLCDTGSSLREAVEVRGQAQALLGRRVTHIALSHPHFDHVLGTAAFAGTQVYGAGGTADLLRRSADELHTDAVRQGLPEQDAAESADVLVAPRHEVIAEWTLDLGGGREVLLVNAGPAHSGHDLAVLVPGGAGSPAIVFCGDLVEESGEPQAGPDAFPARWPAALDRLLELGGEDALYVPGHGAVVDAAFVRAQRERLAARFGVS, from the coding sequence ATGGACGCCTCTTGGGAAGAGTTCGGCTGGGAGCGACTCGGACACGGAGTGGGCCGGCGACGCCTTCCGGTGTGGGATGCAACGGTCGCACTGGTGGCCGGGACGGACGGAGTGCTGCTCTGCGACACCGGGTCGTCACTGCGTGAAGCGGTGGAGGTGCGCGGACAGGCGCAGGCACTGCTGGGCCGGAGGGTGACGCATATCGCACTCAGCCACCCCCACTTCGATCACGTACTGGGCACGGCGGCCTTCGCCGGGACACAGGTGTACGGCGCGGGGGGCACGGCGGATCTGCTGCGGCGCTCGGCGGACGAACTCCACACCGACGCGGTGCGGCAGGGCCTGCCCGAACAGGACGCGGCGGAGTCCGCCGACGTACTCGTGGCGCCCCGCCACGAGGTGATCGCCGAGTGGACGCTCGATCTGGGCGGCGGGCGCGAGGTGCTCCTGGTGAACGCGGGTCCGGCGCACAGCGGCCACGACCTGGCGGTGCTGGTCCCCGGCGGCGCCGGCTCGCCCGCGATCGTGTTCTGCGGCGACCTGGTCGAGGAGTCCGGCGAACCGCAGGCGGGCCCGGACGCGTTCCCGGCCCGCTGGCCCGCGGCACTGGACCGGCTGCTGGAGCTGGGCGGCGAGGACGCGCTGTACGTGCCGGGGCACGGGGCGGTGGTGGACGCCGCGTTCGTACGGGCCCAGCGCGAACGGCTGGCCGCGCGGTTCGGCGTGTCGTGA
- the hrcA gene encoding heat-inducible transcriptional repressor HrcA, with protein sequence MLSERRLEVLRAIVQDYVGTEEPVGSKALTERHKLGVSPATVRNDMAVLEDEGFIAQPHTSAGRIPTDKGYRLFVDRLAGVKPLSSPERRAIQNFLDGAVDLDDVVGRTVRLLAQLTRQVAVVQYPSLTRSTVRHVELLSLAPARLMLVLITDTGRVEQRLVDCPAPFGETSVADLRARLNSRVVGRRFADVPQLVQDLPESFESEDRGTVSTVLSILLETLVEETEERLMIGGTSNLTRFGHDFPVMIRPVLEALEEQVVLLKLLGEAKDSGMTVRIGHENAHEGLNSTSVVAVGYGSGDEAVAKLGVVGPTRMDYPGTMGAVRAVARYVGQILAES encoded by the coding sequence ATGCTCAGCGAACGCAGACTCGAAGTGCTGCGCGCCATCGTCCAGGACTATGTCGGCACCGAGGAGCCCGTCGGCTCCAAGGCGCTCACCGAGCGGCACAAGCTGGGGGTCTCCCCGGCCACCGTCCGCAACGACATGGCGGTGCTGGAGGACGAGGGCTTCATCGCCCAGCCGCACACCAGCGCGGGACGCATCCCGACGGACAAGGGTTACCGGCTCTTCGTCGACAGGCTCGCGGGCGTCAAGCCCCTGTCGTCGCCGGAGCGCCGTGCCATTCAGAATTTCCTCGACGGCGCGGTCGACCTCGACGACGTCGTGGGACGGACCGTACGGCTGCTCGCGCAGCTGACCCGGCAGGTCGCCGTCGTGCAGTACCCCTCGCTGACCCGCTCGACGGTGCGGCACGTGGAACTGCTGTCCCTGGCCCCCGCCCGGCTGATGCTCGTACTGATCACGGACACCGGCCGGGTCGAACAGCGGCTGGTCGACTGCCCCGCACCCTTCGGCGAGACCTCCGTCGCCGATCTGCGGGCCCGGCTCAACAGCCGGGTGGTGGGACGCCGGTTCGCCGACGTCCCGCAACTGGTGCAGGACCTGCCGGAATCCTTCGAGAGCGAGGACCGGGGAACCGTGTCCACCGTGCTCTCGATCCTGCTCGAAACCCTCGTCGAGGAGACGGAGGAGCGGCTGATGATCGGCGGCACCTCCAACCTCACCCGCTTCGGACACGACTTCCCGGTGATGATCCGGCCGGTGCTGGAGGCACTGGAGGAGCAGGTCGTGCTGCTGAAGCTGCTCGGCGAGGCCAAGGACTCGGGCATGACCGTACGTATCGGGCACGAGAACGCCCACGAGGGGCTCAACTCCACGTCCGTCGTCGCGGTCGGCTACGGTTCGGGCGACGAGGCAGTCGCCAAACTCGGCGTGGTCGGACCGACCCGCATGGACTACCCCGGAACGATGGGAGCGGTACGCGCAGTGGCACGTTACGTCGGACAGATCCTGGCGGAGTCGTAA
- the dnaJ gene encoding molecular chaperone DnaJ yields the protein MATDYYAVLGVRRDASQDEIKKAFRRLARELHPDVNPDPKTQERFKEINAAYEVLSDAQKKQVYDLGGDPLSASGGGGAGGFGQGGFGNFSDIMDAFFGTASQRGPRSRTRRGQDAMIRLEIDLSEAAFGTTKDIQVDTAVVCTTCNGEGAAPGTSAQTCDMCRGRGEVSQVTRSFLGQVMTSRPCPQCQGFGTVVPTPCPECAGDGRIRSRRTLTVKIPAGVDNGTRIQLAGEGEVGPGGGPAGDLYVEIHELPHAVFQRRGDDLHCTVTIPMTAAALGTKVPLETLDGLEEVDIRPGTQSGQSVPLHGRGITHLRGGGRGDLIVHVEVMTPTKMDPEQERLLRELSKLRGEERPTGQFQPGQQGLFSRLKDAFNGR from the coding sequence GTGGCCACGGACTACTACGCCGTACTCGGCGTGCGCCGCGACGCTTCGCAGGACGAGATCAAGAAGGCTTTCCGGAGGCTCGCCCGCGAGCTGCACCCGGATGTGAACCCCGATCCGAAGACCCAGGAGCGGTTCAAGGAGATCAACGCCGCTTACGAGGTGTTGTCGGACGCCCAGAAGAAGCAGGTCTACGACCTCGGCGGCGACCCGCTGTCCGCCTCCGGCGGAGGTGGCGCGGGCGGATTCGGACAGGGCGGCTTCGGCAACTTCTCCGACATCATGGACGCGTTCTTCGGCACGGCGTCGCAGCGCGGACCCCGTTCGCGCACCCGGCGCGGCCAGGACGCCATGATCCGGCTGGAGATCGACCTCTCCGAGGCGGCCTTCGGCACGACCAAGGACATCCAGGTCGACACGGCCGTCGTCTGTACGACCTGCAACGGCGAGGGCGCCGCGCCCGGCACCTCCGCCCAGACGTGTGACATGTGCCGCGGCCGCGGCGAGGTCTCCCAGGTCACCCGGTCGTTCCTCGGCCAGGTCATGACCTCGCGGCCCTGCCCGCAGTGCCAGGGCTTCGGCACGGTCGTGCCGACCCCCTGCCCGGAGTGCGCCGGCGACGGCCGCATCCGGTCGAGGCGCACGCTCACCGTGAAGATCCCTGCGGGTGTCGACAACGGCACCCGCATCCAGCTCGCGGGCGAGGGCGAGGTCGGCCCCGGCGGCGGCCCGGCCGGTGATCTCTACGTCGAGATCCACGAGCTGCCGCACGCCGTGTTCCAGCGGCGCGGTGACGATCTGCACTGCACGGTCACCATCCCCATGACGGCGGCGGCCCTCGGCACCAAGGTGCCGCTGGAGACGCTCGACGGACTGGAGGAGGTCGACATCCGGCCGGGCACCCAGTCCGGCCAGTCCGTCCCGCTGCACGGGCGCGGCATCACGCACCTGCGCGGCGGCGGGCGCGGCGACCTGATCGTGCACGTCGAGGTGATGACCCCGACGAAGATGGACCCCGAGCAGGAGCGCCTGCTGCGCGAGCTGTCGAAACTGCGCGGCGAGGAGCGGCCCACCGGCCAGTTCCAGCCCGGGCAGCAGGGGCTGTTCTCGCGCCTGAAGGACGCGTTCAACGGCCGCTAG
- a CDS encoding nitronate monooxygenase, with amino-acid sequence MSSALTDLCRYPIVQAPMAGGTSCPQLVAAVAEAGGLGFLAAGYKTTDGMYNEVKQVRGLTGQPFGVNLFMPQPNLADPAAVDVYRHQLAGETSWYETPLGDTDTGGDDGYEAKLAILLEDPVPVVSFTFGCPSRDTLDAFAAVGTYTVVTVTSPEEAQAAQWAGADAVCAQGVEAGGHQATFRDDPQTDGSGTGLLCLVAQVRETVQIPVIAAGGLMRGSQIAAVLAAGADAAQLGTAFLACPESGAHLLHKQALTNPLFVRTTLTRAFSGRPARGLVNRFVREHGPYAPAAYPQVHHLTSALRKAAAKAGDAQGMALWAGQGHRMARELPAGRLVRLLAEELDAARTAVSTRSTQ; translated from the coding sequence ATGTCATCCGCGTTGACCGATCTCTGCCGGTATCCGATCGTGCAGGCCCCGATGGCGGGCGGAACCTCCTGTCCGCAGCTCGTCGCGGCCGTCGCCGAGGCCGGCGGACTCGGCTTCCTGGCCGCCGGGTACAAGACGACGGACGGCATGTACAACGAGGTCAAACAGGTGCGCGGGCTCACCGGTCAGCCCTTCGGCGTCAATCTCTTCATGCCGCAGCCGAACCTCGCCGACCCGGCCGCGGTCGACGTGTACCGGCACCAGCTCGCGGGCGAGACCTCCTGGTACGAGACCCCGCTCGGCGACACCGACACCGGCGGCGACGACGGCTACGAGGCCAAGCTCGCCATCCTGCTGGAGGACCCCGTCCCGGTGGTCTCCTTCACCTTCGGCTGCCCCTCCCGCGACACCCTCGACGCGTTCGCCGCGGTGGGCACGTACACCGTCGTCACGGTCACCTCGCCCGAGGAGGCGCAGGCCGCCCAGTGGGCGGGCGCCGACGCCGTCTGCGCCCAGGGCGTCGAGGCGGGCGGCCACCAGGCCACGTTCCGCGACGACCCGCAGACCGACGGCTCCGGCACCGGGCTGCTCTGCCTGGTGGCCCAGGTGCGCGAGACCGTGCAGATACCGGTCATCGCCGCCGGCGGGCTGATGCGCGGCTCCCAGATCGCCGCGGTGCTCGCGGCGGGCGCCGACGCCGCCCAGCTCGGCACCGCCTTCCTGGCCTGCCCCGAGTCGGGCGCCCATCTGCTGCACAAACAGGCCCTGACCAACCCGCTGTTCGTCCGCACCACCCTGACCCGGGCGTTCTCCGGACGCCCGGCCCGCGGCCTGGTCAACCGCTTCGTACGCGAGCACGGGCCGTACGCCCCCGCCGCCTACCCCCAGGTGCACCATCTGACGTCCGCGCTGCGCAAGGCGGCGGCCAAGGCCGGGGACGCGCAGGGCATGGCACTGTGGGCGGGGCAGGGACACCGGATGGCGCGCGAGCTGCCCGCCGGCCGGCTGGTCAGACTGCTCGCCGAGGAACTGGACGCCGCACGGACGGCAGTGAGCACGAGGAGTACACAGTGA
- a CDS encoding 16S rRNA (uracil(1498)-N(3))-methyltransferase, producing the protein MTAPVFVVDRMPQGPDFVLEGPEGRHAVSVKRLRAGEDVVLTDGQGHWAEGVVSAAEGKDRLVVTGLESVHEEPRPGIRITVVQALPKGDRGELAVETMTETGVDAIVPWQAARCITQWKGDRGLKSLTKWRSTAREAGKQSRRVRFPEVADALTTKQVAALLATADFAAVLHEDRDHDSEPLATVPLPDKGEILLVVGPEGGVSPDELAVFAAAGARTCRLGPTVLRTSTAGTAATALLLGRTGRWS; encoded by the coding sequence GTGACGGCACCCGTCTTCGTCGTCGACCGGATGCCGCAGGGGCCGGACTTCGTCCTGGAAGGGCCCGAGGGGCGGCACGCCGTCTCCGTGAAACGCCTGCGCGCCGGTGAGGACGTCGTCCTGACGGACGGCCAGGGGCACTGGGCGGAGGGCGTCGTGAGCGCCGCCGAGGGCAAGGACCGGCTGGTGGTCACCGGTCTGGAGTCCGTCCACGAGGAGCCCCGGCCCGGCATCCGCATCACCGTCGTCCAGGCGCTGCCCAAGGGCGACCGGGGCGAGCTCGCCGTCGAGACGATGACGGAGACCGGCGTCGACGCGATCGTGCCGTGGCAGGCGGCCCGCTGCATCACCCAGTGGAAGGGCGACCGCGGCCTCAAGTCCCTGACGAAATGGCGCAGTACGGCCCGTGAGGCCGGCAAGCAGTCCCGCCGGGTGCGCTTCCCGGAGGTGGCGGACGCGCTCACGACGAAGCAGGTTGCCGCACTTCTGGCCACAGCCGACTTCGCGGCCGTCCTGCACGAGGACCGCGACCACGACAGCGAGCCGCTGGCCACCGTCCCCCTGCCCGACAAGGGCGAGATCCTGCTGGTCGTCGGCCCCGAAGGCGGCGTCTCACCGGATGAGTTGGCCGTCTTCGCGGCTGCGGGGGCGCGCACCTGCCGGCTCGGGCCGACGGTCCTGCGCACCTCCACCGCCGGCACGGCGGCGACCGCGCTGCTGCTGGGGCGCACGGGCCGCTGGTCGTAA
- a CDS encoding PDZ domain-containing protein, whose translation MTQPSYLRYPHVQGDSIAFTAEDDVWLAPLDGGRAWRVSADNRPVTQPRISPDGTLVAWTSTRDGAPEVHLAPVDGGPSRRLTHWGDARTAVRGWTPEGDVLVTSTQGQVSLRRSWARAVPVDGGPARTLPYGPVGSLAYGPGGRVLLLSATMGREAATWKRYRGGTAGKLWIAAEGDPAEFVRVHEELDGNIECPLWVGERIAFLSDHEGVGALYSSLPDGTDLRRHTGIEGFYARHATTDGTRVAYASAGELWLLDSLESDAPRRLDIRLGGQRADLQPHPVHAGSHLHTASPDRTGRGSAVGSRGAVHWVTHREGPARALAVEPGVRARLPHTFQADGDQHVVWVTDAEGDDALECAPATGTGPGAVPRRLASGRIGRVLDLVPAPDGSRFAVAAHDGRVLVVERESGEVHEVDRSENGDASGLVFSPDSAWLAWSHPGPEPLSQLKLAHLADLSVSEATPLRFRDFAPAFTADGKHLAFLSERAFDPVYDSHVFDLAFIGACRPHLLTLAAATPSPFGPQLHGRPTEKEKGGDGEDNPTALPVTRIDLDGLADRIVPLPVEAASYSSLRAAKDGLLWLRHPVTGVLGTSAATPAARHPETVLERYDLEKLRCEELASDISRFAVSGDGKRLVLHSHGNLRVVPSDSRVSGGPDDDHDDSNITVDLSRVRRTLDPAAEWRQMYDEAGRIMRDNFWHPGMSGIDWNGVLDRYRPVLERVATHDDLIDLLWEVQGELGTSHAYVTPSGGWRDDSARQGLLGADLSRADDGSWRIDRILPSETSDPAARAPLAAPGVAVRPGDAIVAVDGHPVDSLTGPAPLLTGSAGKPVELTVSPVDGGDPRHVVVVPVADEEALRYHDWVAGRRAYVHEKSGGRLGYLHVPDMVGSGWAQIHRDLRTEVARQGLVVDVRENRGGHTSQLVVEKLARRIVGWDLPRGMRPFSYPGDAPRGPVVAVANEFSGSDGDIVNAAIKALNIGPVVGVRTWGGVVGIDSRYRLVDGTLVTQPKYAFWLEGYGWGVENHGVDPDVEVVMTPQDHAAGRDPQLDEAIRLALESLTRTPAKAPPELPE comes from the coding sequence GTGACACAGCCTTCCTACCTCCGGTATCCCCATGTCCAGGGCGACTCGATCGCCTTCACCGCCGAGGACGATGTCTGGCTCGCGCCGCTCGACGGCGGCCGAGCCTGGCGTGTCAGCGCCGACAACCGCCCCGTCACCCAGCCGCGGATATCGCCCGACGGCACCCTCGTCGCCTGGACGTCCACCCGGGACGGGGCCCCCGAGGTGCACCTCGCCCCCGTCGACGGCGGCCCCTCCCGGCGGCTGACGCACTGGGGCGACGCGCGCACCGCGGTGCGCGGCTGGACCCCCGAGGGCGACGTGCTGGTCACCAGCACCCAGGGCCAGGTCTCGCTGCGCCGCAGCTGGGCCCGGGCCGTCCCGGTCGACGGCGGCCCCGCACGGACCCTCCCGTACGGGCCGGTCGGCTCCCTCGCGTACGGACCCGGCGGACGGGTCCTGCTGCTCTCGGCCACCATGGGGCGCGAGGCCGCCACCTGGAAGCGCTACCGGGGCGGCACGGCCGGCAAGCTCTGGATCGCGGCCGAGGGGGACCCGGCGGAGTTCGTCCGCGTCCACGAGGAGCTGGACGGCAACATCGAGTGCCCGCTCTGGGTGGGCGAGCGCATCGCCTTCCTCTCCGACCACGAAGGCGTCGGCGCGCTCTACTCCTCCCTCCCCGACGGCACGGACCTGCGCCGGCACACCGGCATCGAGGGCTTCTACGCCCGGCACGCCACCACCGACGGCACCCGCGTCGCCTACGCCTCCGCCGGTGAACTGTGGCTCCTGGACAGCCTGGAGAGCGACGCACCCCGCCGCCTCGACATCAGGCTCGGCGGCCAGCGCGCCGACCTCCAGCCGCACCCCGTGCACGCCGGCAGCCACCTGCACACCGCGTCCCCCGACCGCACCGGCCGCGGCAGCGCCGTCGGCTCCCGCGGCGCCGTCCACTGGGTCACCCACCGCGAGGGCCCGGCCCGCGCACTCGCCGTCGAACCCGGCGTACGGGCCAGGCTGCCCCACACCTTCCAGGCCGACGGCGACCAGCACGTCGTCTGGGTCACCGACGCCGAGGGCGACGACGCGCTGGAATGCGCCCCCGCCACCGGCACCGGGCCCGGCGCCGTACCGCGCCGCCTCGCCTCAGGCCGGATCGGCCGGGTCCTGGACCTGGTCCCCGCACCCGACGGCAGCCGGTTCGCCGTCGCCGCCCACGACGGACGCGTCCTCGTCGTCGAACGGGAGAGCGGCGAGGTCCACGAGGTGGACCGCAGCGAGAACGGCGACGCCTCCGGCCTCGTCTTCTCGCCCGACTCCGCCTGGCTCGCCTGGTCGCACCCCGGCCCCGAACCGCTCAGCCAGCTCAAGCTCGCCCACCTCGCCGACCTGTCGGTCTCCGAGGCGACCCCGCTGCGGTTCCGGGACTTCGCACCCGCCTTCACCGCCGACGGAAAGCACCTGGCGTTCCTCTCGGAGCGGGCGTTCGACCCGGTCTACGACTCCCACGTCTTCGACCTGGCCTTCATCGGCGCCTGCCGGCCGCACCTGCTGACGCTCGCCGCGGCCACCCCTTCCCCGTTCGGGCCGCAGCTCCACGGCCGCCCGACCGAGAAGGAGAAGGGCGGCGACGGCGAGGACAACCCCACGGCTCTGCCCGTCACCCGCATCGACCTGGACGGGCTCGCCGACCGGATCGTGCCGCTGCCCGTCGAGGCCGCCAGCTACTCCTCGCTGCGCGCCGCCAAGGACGGGCTGCTGTGGCTGCGCCACCCGGTCACCGGTGTCCTCGGCACGAGCGCGGCCACTCCCGCCGCGCGCCACCCCGAGACCGTCCTGGAGCGGTACGACCTGGAGAAGCTGCGCTGCGAGGAACTCGCCTCCGACATCAGCCGGTTCGCCGTCAGCGGCGACGGCAAGCGCCTCGTCCTGCACAGCCACGGGAACCTGCGCGTCGTCCCGTCCGACAGCCGGGTGTCCGGCGGCCCCGACGACGACCACGACGACAGCAACATCACCGTCGACCTCTCCCGCGTCCGCCGCACCCTCGACCCGGCCGCCGAATGGCGTCAGATGTACGACGAGGCCGGCCGCATCATGCGGGACAACTTCTGGCACCCCGGCATGAGCGGCATCGACTGGAACGGCGTCCTGGACCGCTACCGCCCCGTCCTGGAGCGGGTCGCCACCCACGACGACCTCATCGACCTGCTCTGGGAGGTGCAGGGAGAACTCGGCACCTCGCACGCCTATGTGACCCCGTCCGGCGGCTGGCGCGACGACTCGGCCCGGCAGGGACTGCTCGGCGCCGACCTCTCCCGCGCGGACGACGGGAGCTGGCGCATCGACCGCATCCTGCCGTCCGAGACCTCCGACCCCGCCGCCAGGGCGCCGCTCGCCGCGCCCGGTGTCGCCGTCCGGCCCGGTGACGCGATCGTGGCGGTCGACGGCCACCCCGTCGACTCCCTCACCGGCCCCGCGCCCCTGCTCACCGGCTCGGCCGGCAAGCCCGTCGAGCTGACCGTCTCGCCGGTCGACGGGGGAGACCCGCGCCACGTCGTCGTCGTACCGGTCGCCGACGAGGAGGCGCTGCGCTACCACGACTGGGTCGCCGGCCGGCGCGCGTACGTGCACGAGAAGTCGGGCGGTCGCCTCGGCTACCTCCACGTCCCGGACATGGTCGGCTCGGGCTGGGCGCAGATCCACCGCGACCTGCGCACCGAGGTCGCCCGTCAGGGTCTGGTGGTGGACGTACGGGAGAACCGCGGCGGCCACACCTCGCAGCTGGTGGTGGAGAAGCTGGCCCGCCGCATCGTCGGCTGGGACCTGCCCCGCGGCATGCGGCCCTTCAGCTATCCGGGCGACGCGCCGCGCGGGCCCGTCGTGGCCGTCGCCAACGAGTTCTCCGGCTCGGACGGCGACATCGTGAACGCGGCGATCAAGGCGCTGAACATCGGACCCGTGGTCGGCGTGCGCACCTGGGGCGGTGTGGTGGGCATCGACAGCCGGTACCGGCTCGTCGACGGCACGCTGGTCACGCAGCCCAAGTACGCCTTCTGGCTGGAGGGGTACGGATGGGGCGTCGAGAACCACGGTGTCGATCCCGACGTCGAGGTCGTCATGACGCCGCAGGACCATGCGGCGGGGCGGGACCCGCAGCTGGACGAGGCGATCCGGCTCGCGCTGGAGTCGCTGACGCGGACGCCGGCGAAGGCGCCGCCGGAGCTGCCGGAGTGA
- a CDS encoding histidine triad nucleotide-binding protein, with protein MAGEPQSDCLFCKIVSGEIPATIVRETDTTVAFRDINPQAPTHVLVIPRVHHPDAASLATAEPQVLADVLREAGHVAADEKIDGTGYRVVFNTGAGAGQTVFHAHAHVLGGRGLQWPPG; from the coding sequence ATGGCAGGAGAACCGCAGTCCGACTGCCTGTTCTGCAAGATCGTCTCCGGTGAGATCCCGGCCACCATCGTCCGGGAGACCGACACCACGGTCGCCTTCCGCGACATCAACCCCCAGGCCCCCACCCACGTCCTCGTCATCCCCCGCGTCCATCACCCGGACGCCGCCTCGCTCGCCACCGCCGAGCCGCAGGTCCTCGCCGACGTCCTGCGCGAGGCCGGGCACGTCGCCGCCGACGAGAAGATCGACGGGACCGGTTACCGCGTCGTGTTCAACACCGGCGCCGGAGCCGGGCAGACCGTCTTCCACGCGCACGCCCACGTCCTGGGCGGCCGCGGCCTCCAGTGGCCCCCCGGCTAG
- a CDS encoding ribonuclease Z has translation MSARELVVLGTASQVPTRHRNHNGYLLRWDGEGILFDPGEGTQRQMLRAGVAAHDIDRICVTHFHGDHSLGLAGVIQRINLDQVPHPVTAHYPASGQHFFERLRYATAYRESVELTEAPVAVDGPLATTEAYTLDAHKLSHPVESYGYRLVEPDGRRMLPARLAEHGIAGPDVGRIRRDGVLGGVTLDDVSERRRGQRFAFIMDTRLCDGVYALAEGCDMLVIESTFLDEDERLATDHGHLTAGQAARVAREAGVRHLVLTHFSQRYPDPELFGAQARAAGFEGELTVAQDLIRVPVPTRHHP, from the coding sequence GTGTCCGCACGTGAACTCGTCGTCCTCGGCACCGCCAGCCAGGTCCCGACCCGGCACCGCAACCACAACGGCTACCTGCTGCGCTGGGACGGCGAGGGCATCCTCTTCGATCCCGGCGAGGGGACCCAGCGCCAGATGCTGCGGGCCGGCGTCGCCGCCCACGACATCGACCGGATCTGCGTCACGCACTTCCACGGCGACCACTCGCTGGGCCTGGCCGGGGTGATCCAGCGGATCAACCTCGACCAGGTCCCGCACCCCGTCACCGCGCACTACCCGGCGAGCGGACAGCACTTCTTCGAACGGCTGCGGTACGCCACCGCCTACCGCGAGTCCGTCGAGCTGACCGAGGCCCCGGTCGCCGTCGACGGGCCGCTGGCCACCACGGAGGCGTACACGCTGGACGCCCACAAGCTCTCGCACCCCGTCGAGTCGTACGGCTACCGGCTCGTCGAGCCCGACGGGCGGCGCATGCTGCCCGCGAGACTCGCCGAGCACGGCATCGCGGGACCGGACGTCGGCCGGATCCGGCGCGACGGCGTCCTCGGCGGAGTCACCCTCGACGACGTCTCCGAGCGCAGGCGCGGACAGCGGTTCGCGTTCATCATGGACACCAGGCTGTGCGACGGCGTGTACGCACTCGCCGAGGGCTGCGACATGCTGGTCATCGAGTCGACCTTCCTCGACGAGGACGAACGGCTGGCCACCGACCACGGCCACCTGACCGCCGGGCAGGCGGCCCGGGTCGCGCGGGAGGCGGGAGTACGGCATCTCGTACTCACGCACTTCTCGCAGCGCTACCCGGACCCGGAGCTCTTCGGAGCCCAGGCCCGGGCGGCCGGGTTCGAGGGCGAACTGACCGTCGCCCAGGACCTGATCCGCGTCCCGGTACCGACCCGCCACCACCCGTAA